A DNA window from Actinomadura coerulea contains the following coding sequences:
- a CDS encoding head-tail adaptor protein, translating into MLRDRREVFRPTRVSDGMGGGSTTFVKVGTVRCKVDLPGAEERESADQWGAEHTHSVFLLPSADVRRGDELRGGDLVLRVLTVVCPSSPRYRKARCSAVQPKG; encoded by the coding sequence ATGCTCCGGGATCGCCGCGAGGTGTTCCGCCCGACGCGCGTGAGTGACGGGATGGGCGGGGGCTCCACCACGTTCGTGAAGGTCGGGACCGTGCGTTGCAAGGTCGATCTTCCCGGAGCGGAGGAGAGGGAGTCCGCGGACCAGTGGGGGGCGGAGCACACGCACAGTGTGTTCTTGCTCCCGTCCGCGGACGTCCGCCGCGGTGACGAGCTTCGCGGGGGCGATCTCGTCTTGCGCGTCTTGACCGTGGTGTGTCCGTCCAGTCCCCGTTACCGCAAGGCGCGGTGTAGCGCCGTTCAGCCGAAGGGGTGA
- a CDS encoding HK97 gp10 family phage protein, protein MARVTMRIDNRELRRISRRLDEVPERIKQGAHAAVEESGEAVRSATERTVGVHSGRLKRRVRMKLLGRMGLTADVGWFDSDTYYARFPELGTSSITANPVLTRAAEAERPVFPRRVQRHIEDAL, encoded by the coding sequence ATGGCGCGCGTGACGATGCGCATCGACAACCGCGAGCTTCGCCGCATCTCCCGCCGGCTGGACGAAGTGCCGGAGCGGATCAAGCAAGGTGCGCACGCCGCGGTGGAGGAGTCGGGCGAGGCTGTCCGCTCCGCCACTGAACGCACGGTAGGCGTGCACAGCGGCCGGCTTAAACGCCGCGTGCGCATGAAGTTGCTTGGGCGCATGGGCCTGACCGCGGACGTCGGATGGTTCGACTCCGACACGTATTACGCGCGGTTCCCGGAGCTGGGCACGTCCAGCATCACCGCGAATCCCGTGCTGACGCGCGCAGCGGAGGCGGAGCGTCCGGTGTTCCCGCGGCGCGTTCAGCGCCACATAGAGGACGCGCTATGA
- a CDS encoding DUF3168 domain-containing protein — protein MTEAPYAALTPVQAAVYAALTSDLLLTDMITGVFDDVPEDVVRPYVAFGESTETPDNAHGQFGRETVLTLDIWSEYGGFAEANAIAFRLNELLDQQPLVITGCRHVYTAFEFAATFRDPDKPDLRHAFTRFRIVTSKE, from the coding sequence ATGACGGAGGCTCCGTACGCCGCGCTGACTCCCGTTCAGGCCGCGGTGTACGCGGCGCTGACGAGTGACCTACTGCTGACGGACATGATCACGGGCGTCTTCGATGACGTGCCGGAGGACGTGGTCCGTCCCTATGTGGCGTTCGGGGAATCCACGGAAACCCCGGACAACGCGCACGGGCAGTTCGGCCGCGAAACGGTTCTGACGCTCGACATCTGGTCTGAGTACGGCGGGTTCGCGGAGGCGAACGCAATCGCCTTCCGCTTGAACGAATTGCTGGATCAACAGCCGCTAGTGATTACCGGCTGCCGGCACGTGTACACCGCCTTCGAATTCGCGGCGACTTTCAGGGACCCCGATAAGCCGGACCTTCGGCACGCATTCACAAGGTTCCGCATCGTGACAAGTAAGGAGTGA
- a CDS encoding phage tail tube protein — protein MSGLNAFGTQLKRGDGAGTEVFAAIANVTSISGPELSRETIDVTAHDSVDAWMEFVGGLKDGGEISLDVNYDPAEHDVLVGDFDDDDPRNYQLAFPVTPAVVWSVKALLTGFSSEAPYDDKLAASITLKVSGKPTIGTGA, from the coding sequence ATGTCGGGTCTCAATGCTTTCGGTACTCAGCTCAAGCGGGGCGACGGTGCCGGTACCGAGGTGTTCGCCGCGATCGCGAACGTGACCAGCATCAGCGGTCCGGAGCTGTCGCGGGAGACGATCGACGTCACCGCGCACGACAGTGTGGACGCCTGGATGGAGTTCGTGGGCGGACTCAAGGACGGCGGGGAAATCTCGCTGGACGTCAACTACGACCCTGCGGAGCATGACGTCCTGGTCGGCGACTTCGATGACGACGACCCGCGGAACTACCAGCTTGCGTTTCCGGTCACGCCGGCTGTCGTCTGGTCGGTCAAGGCGCTGCTGACCGGCTTCTCCAGCGAAGCGCCGTATGACGACAAGCTGGCCGCTTCGATCACTCTCAAGGTCAGCGGCAAGCCGACGATCGGCACCGGAGCCTAG
- a CDS encoding phage tail assembly protein T, translating into MPVSELLERVSSRELSEWMAYERVAGPLGFDRADVQSAIVAATVANANRGKGKPLTPADFVPKWDRKPKQTVEEMVQLAYALNAAFGGSVVNAGGDDGAAE; encoded by the coding sequence ATGCCCGTTTCGGAATTGCTGGAACGGGTGTCCTCGCGTGAGCTTTCGGAATGGATGGCGTATGAGCGTGTGGCGGGTCCGCTGGGGTTCGACCGCGCTGACGTTCAATCGGCCATCGTGGCTGCGACGGTGGCGAACGCTAACCGTGGTAAGGGCAAACCGTTGACCCCTGCGGACTTCGTTCCGAAGTGGGACCGGAAGCCTAAGCAGACCGTAGAGGAAATGGTCCAACTCGCCTACGCGCTGAACGCGGCTTTTGGCGGATCGGTGGTCAACGCGGGGGGCGACGATGGCGCTGCTGAGTAA
- a CDS encoding phage tail protein, giving the protein MALLSNLIVRIGANADGVRRGVNRANRELRRMRDQADRIGRQMGRSGSDGGREFGENFWRDANGRLHDARGRFVRAGGGLGDDAGRGFMGGFGRILRKMFGKLPDVMRAAAPIAAVGSALITAIPLLLSAGPAVASFVSAVLAASPALLGMAAAGFIVKKSFAAIFAEGSAARKALAGLGEMFNKAAEAGSRAAARGVAPLVAQLRKVAQPIVTRYMEGLGRAANRVQTDFLRWAKTADGLRTLRGILGPISSSLEGLAPHVSKLAISFVRMLGRIMGVSTALGSRGLAGALDWLSSKMDAVNAGTVEGGLAQLWVTAVKVSNAIQVVSGWIGKLVQAYKMYTTQFGLVADALSVVAMVFGGPIVTAIAAAGLIIRHFDQVKAGWEKLKAAFQGDGSGGPIGRALQDLKAAGAIVLPALMTMFQQVKNVVWPVLQDIGSMIKNDLIPTFAELLRAAAPFVAWLIGVLGPVVARTFQSIAEIVKGALNIIIGVMKVAIAIFSGDWSKAWEGIKQICRGAGQIVLAVFKWLGSALVAIWRLHLGYLSKIWGQIKSTATQGARGAVDGTANAFRAGVGKVRGAVSAIKNAVVGFFRGAASWLVGAGRDVVRGLVNGITGMAGWAADAARRLASNAINAAKGALGIHSPSRVFAQIGKFVGHGFVQGLTGTESKIQSTVTRMAKLIASAFKGRATRTDDRLIKRLQAANVKLRGLARERASIAAKMKAAAQMAAEVSQQAREFASVSAVSSAADGKPMDAGRLAGMLNTRLAVLRRFQASIKTLAKRGLSKDLLGQVIGMGPEQGAALADALSRSSAGSLKGLNKVNSEILRTSKSLGLTSADAMYDSGKRAGQGFLTGLKAQQGAILKMMTAIARQAASAVRKALGIHSPSRVMAELGTMTMAGFAEGVKTFTPAVQGAVRAATDVGDIAVPRGVTSAGAGGGAAATIVLKSGGSQLDDALVEILRKAINDRGGDVQTVLGR; this is encoded by the coding sequence ATGGCGCTGCTGAGTAACTTGATTGTGCGCATCGGGGCGAATGCGGATGGTGTTCGCCGCGGTGTGAACAGGGCGAACCGTGAGCTTCGCCGGATGCGGGACCAGGCGGACCGGATCGGCCGGCAGATGGGCCGGTCCGGTAGCGACGGTGGGCGCGAGTTCGGCGAGAACTTTTGGCGCGACGCTAACGGCCGGCTGCACGATGCGCGCGGACGGTTCGTCCGTGCGGGTGGGGGACTAGGCGACGACGCCGGCCGCGGGTTCATGGGCGGGTTCGGCAGGATCTTGCGGAAGATGTTCGGGAAGCTCCCGGACGTGATGCGGGCAGCCGCGCCTATCGCCGCGGTCGGGTCCGCGTTGATCACCGCGATTCCGTTGCTGCTGTCTGCGGGCCCCGCGGTCGCGAGCTTCGTTAGCGCGGTGTTGGCCGCGTCGCCCGCGCTGCTGGGCATGGCTGCCGCGGGGTTCATCGTCAAGAAGTCCTTCGCTGCGATCTTCGCGGAGGGGTCCGCGGCGCGTAAGGCGCTCGCGGGTCTGGGCGAGATGTTCAACAAGGCCGCGGAGGCTGGCAGTCGTGCGGCTGCGCGGGGGGTGGCTCCGCTGGTGGCGCAACTCCGCAAGGTCGCACAGCCGATCGTGACGCGGTACATGGAGGGGTTGGGCCGCGCGGCGAACCGCGTGCAAACGGATTTCCTCCGGTGGGCGAAGACGGCGGATGGCCTGCGCACGCTCCGCGGGATTCTCGGACCGATCTCGTCGTCGCTGGAGGGTCTCGCGCCGCACGTGTCGAAGCTCGCGATCAGCTTCGTGCGGATGCTCGGGCGGATCATGGGCGTGTCGACCGCGCTGGGGTCGCGGGGTCTCGCGGGTGCGCTGGATTGGCTGTCCTCGAAGATGGACGCGGTCAACGCCGGCACGGTCGAAGGTGGCCTAGCGCAGCTTTGGGTGACCGCCGTAAAGGTGTCCAACGCAATCCAAGTCGTGTCCGGTTGGATTGGCAAGCTCGTCCAGGCGTACAAGATGTACACCACGCAATTCGGACTTGTGGCTGACGCGCTGTCCGTGGTGGCGATGGTGTTCGGCGGTCCGATCGTGACCGCGATTGCTGCGGCCGGCCTGATCATTCGCCATTTCGATCAGGTGAAGGCCGGTTGGGAAAAGCTTAAGGCCGCGTTTCAGGGCGACGGTTCCGGCGGTCCGATCGGCCGCGCGCTGCAAGATCTGAAGGCCGCGGGCGCGATCGTGCTTCCGGCGCTGATGACGATGTTCCAGCAGGTCAAGAACGTTGTTTGGCCTGTCCTCCAGGACATCGGCTCCATGATCAAGAACGATCTTATTCCGACGTTCGCGGAATTGCTGCGGGCTGCCGCGCCATTCGTTGCGTGGCTGATCGGTGTTTTGGGTCCCGTGGTCGCCCGCACTTTTCAGAGCATAGCGGAAATCGTGAAGGGCGCGCTGAACATCATCATCGGCGTGATGAAAGTCGCGATCGCGATTTTCTCCGGCGACTGGTCGAAGGCGTGGGAGGGTATTAAGCAGATCTGCCGCGGAGCCGGACAAATCGTCCTCGCCGTGTTCAAGTGGCTAGGTTCTGCGCTGGTCGCTATCTGGCGTCTCCACCTCGGCTACCTGTCCAAGATCTGGGGACAGATCAAGTCGACTGCGACACAGGGCGCGCGAGGCGCGGTGGACGGTACGGCAAACGCGTTCCGCGCCGGCGTAGGCAAGGTGCGCGGCGCAGTGTCCGCGATCAAGAACGCGGTTGTCGGGTTCTTCCGCGGCGCGGCTTCGTGGCTGGTCGGAGCCGGACGCGACGTCGTCCGCGGTCTGGTCAACGGTATTACCGGCATGGCGGGTTGGGCCGCGGATGCTGCCCGTCGTCTCGCGTCGAACGCGATCAACGCAGCGAAGGGCGCGCTGGGTATCCACTCGCCTTCGCGGGTGTTCGCGCAGATCGGTAAGTTCGTCGGGCATGGCTTCGTCCAGGGCTTGACGGGCACGGAGTCTAAGATCCAGTCGACGGTCACGCGGATGGCGAAGCTGATCGCGTCGGCTTTCAAGGGCCGCGCGACGCGGACCGACGACCGGCTGATCAAGCGTCTCCAGGCCGCGAACGTGAAGCTTCGCGGGTTGGCGCGTGAGCGCGCGAGCATCGCCGCGAAGATGAAGGCTGCGGCGCAGATGGCTGCGGAGGTGTCGCAGCAGGCGCGGGAGTTCGCGTCGGTGTCCGCGGTGAGTAGCGCCGCGGACGGTAAGCCGATGGACGCCGGCCGCCTCGCGGGAATGTTGAACACGCGGCTTGCGGTTCTCCGCAGGTTCCAGGCGAGTATCAAGACGCTCGCGAAGCGTGGGCTGTCTAAGGATCTGCTCGGGCAGGTTATCGGCATGGGCCCGGAGCAGGGCGCGGCGCTCGCGGATGCGTTGTCGCGTTCGTCTGCGGGGTCTCTCAAGGGACTCAACAAGGTCAATTCGGAGATCCTCCGGACGTCCAAGAGCCTCGGGCTAACCAGCGCGGACGCCATGTACGACTCCGGCAAGCGTGCTGGTCAGGGGTTCCTTACGGGACTCAAGGCGCAACAGGGCGCGATCCTGAAGATGATGACCGCGATTGCGCGTCAGGCCGCGTCCGCGGTCCGCAAGGCGTTGGGTATCCATTCGCCTTCGCGGGTCATGGCGGAACTCGGAACCATGACCATGGCGGGGTTCGCGGAGGGTGTGAAGACGTTCACGCCGGCCGTCCAGGGCGCGGTTCGTGCGGCGACGGACGTGGGCGATATCGCGGTTCCGCGGGGTGTGACCTCTGCGGGTGCCGGCGGTGGAGCTGCGGCGACGATCGTCCTCAAGTCGGGCGGGTCACAGCTTGACGATGCGCTGGTGGAGATCCTCCGCAAGGCGATCAACGATCGCGGCGGCGACGTCCAGACGGTTCTAGGTAGGTGA